Proteins found in one Streptococcus mitis genomic segment:
- a CDS encoding DUF951 domain-containing protein has translation MYQVGNFVEMKKPHACTIKSTGKKANRWEITRVGADIKIKCSNCDHVVMMGRYDFDRKMNKIID, from the coding sequence ATGTATCAAGTTGGAAATTTTGTTGAAATGAAAAAACCACATGCTTGCACAATCAAGTCAACAGGAAAAAAAGCTAATCGTTGGGAAATTACACGTGTAGGAGCAGATATCAAAATCAAATGTAGCAATTGTGACCATGTTGTCATGATGGGGCGCTATGATTTTGATCGAAAAATGAATAAAATTATTGACTGA
- the pth gene encoding aminoacyl-tRNA hydrolase, which produces MTKLLVGLGNPGDKYFETKHNVGFMLIDQLAKKQNVTFTHDKIFQADLASFFFNGEKIYLVKPTTFMNESGKAVHALLTYYGLDIEDLLVIYDDLDMEVGKIRLRVKGSAGGHNGIKSIIQHIGTQTFNRVKIGIGRPKNGMSVVHHVLSTFDKDDYIGILQSIDKVDDSVNYYLQEKNFEKTMQRYNG; this is translated from the coding sequence ATGACCAAATTACTTGTAGGATTAGGAAATCCAGGAGATAAATATTTTGAAACAAAACATAATGTTGGTTTTATGTTGATTGATCAACTAGCGAAGAAGCAGAATGTCACTTTTACACACGATAAGATATTTCAAGCTGATCTAGCATCTTTTTTCTTCAATGGAGAAAAAATTTATCTTGTCAAACCAACGACCTTTATGAATGAAAGTGGAAAAGCAGTTCATGCTTTATTGACTTACTATGGTTTGGATATTGAAGATTTACTCGTCATTTACGACGATCTTGACATGGAAGTTGGAAAGATTCGTTTAAGAGTAAAAGGATCAGCAGGTGGTCATAATGGTATCAAGTCTATTATTCAACATATAGGGACTCAGACCTTTAATCGTGTTAAGATTGGAATCGGAAGACCTAAAAATGGCATGTCGGTTGTTCATCATGTTTTGAGTACATTTGACAAGGATGATTATATCGGTATTTTACAGTCTATTGACAAAGTTGACGATTCTGTAAACTACTATTTACAAGAGAAAAACTTTGAAAAAACGATGCAGAGGTATAACGGATAA
- the dnaN gene encoding DNA polymerase III subunit beta produces MIHFSINKNLFLQALNTTKRAISSKNAIPILSTVKIDVTNEGVTLIGSNGQISIENFISQKNEDAGLLITSLGSILLEASFFINVVSSLPDVTLDFKEIEQNQIVLTSGKSEITLKGKDSEQYPRIQEISASTPLILETKLLKKIINETAFAASTQESRPILTGVHFVLSQHKELKTVATDSHRLSQKKLTLEKNSDDFDVVIPSRSLREFSAVFTDDIETVEIFFANNQILFRSENISFYTRLLEGNYPDTDRLIPTDFNTTITFDVVNLRQSMERARLLSSATQNGTVKLEIKDGVVSAHVHSPEVGKVNEEIDTDQVTGEDLTISFNPTYLIDSLKALNSEKVTISFISAVRPFTLVPADNEEDFMQLITPVRTN; encoded by the coding sequence ATGATTCATTTTTCAATTAATAAAAATTTATTTCTACAAGCCTTAAATACTACTAAGAGAGCTATTAGCTCTAAAAATGCCATTCCTATTTTATCAACCGTCAAAATTGACGTAACCAATGAAGGTGTTACTTTAATTGGTTCAAATGGTCAAATTTCAATTGAAAATTTTATTTCTCAAAAAAATGAAGATGCTGGTTTGTTAATTACTTCTTTAGGTTCGATTCTTCTTGAAGCTTCTTTCTTTATCAATGTAGTATCTAGTCTACCTGATGTGACTCTTGATTTTAAAGAAATTGAACAAAATCAAATTGTTTTAACCAGTGGCAAATCAGAAATTACCTTAAAAGGAAAAGATAGCGAACAATATCCACGAATTCAAGAGATTTCAGCAAGCACTCCTTTAATTCTTGAAACAAAATTACTAAAGAAAATTATCAATGAAACAGCCTTTGCTGCAAGCACACAAGAAAGTCGTCCGATTTTAACAGGTGTTCATTTTGTATTGAGTCAACACAAGGAGCTAAAAACAGTGGCAACAGACTCTCATCGTCTAAGCCAGAAAAAATTAACTCTTGAGAAAAATAGTGATGATTTTGATGTTGTCATTCCTAGCCGTTCTCTACGCGAATTTTCAGCAGTATTTACAGATGATATCGAAACTGTAGAGATTTTCTTTGCTAATAACCAAATCCTCTTTAGAAGCGAAAATATTAGCTTCTACACTCGTCTCCTAGAAGGAAACTACCCTGATACAGATCGTTTGATTCCAACAGACTTTAATACTACTATTACTTTTGATGTTGTAAACTTACGCCAGTCAATGGAACGTGCTCGTCTTTTATCAAGTGCTACTCAAAATGGTACTGTGAAACTTGAAATTAAAGATGGGGTTGTTAGCGCCCATGTTCACTCTCCAGAAGTTGGTAAAGTAAACGAAGAAATCGATACTGATCAGGTTACTGGTGAAGATTTGACTATTAGTTTCAACCCAACTTACTTGATTGATTCACTCAAGGCTTTAAATAGCGAAAAGGTGACCATTAGCTTTATCTCAGCTGTTCGTCCATTTACTCTTGTGCCAGCAGATAATGAAGAGGACTTCATGCAACTTATCACCCCAGTTCGTACAAATTAA
- the ychF gene encoding redox-regulated ATPase YchF, whose product MALTAGIVGLPNVGKSTLFNAITKAGAEAANYPFATIDPNVGMVEVPDERLQKLTEMITPKKTVPTTFEFTDIAGIVKGASKGEGLGNKFLANIREVDAIVHVVRAFDDENVMREQGREDAFVDPLADIDTINLELILADLESVNKRYARVEKMARTQKDKESVAEFNVLQKIKPVLEDGKSARTIEFTDEEQKVVKGLFLLTTKPVLYVANVDEDVVSEPDSIDYVKQIREFAATENAEVVVISARAEEEISELDDEDKQEFLEALGLTESGVDKLTRAAYHLLGLGTYFTAGEKEVRAWTFKRGMKAPQAAGIIHSDFEKGFIRAVTMSYEDLVKYGSEKAVKEAGRLREEGKEYIVQDGDIMEFRFNV is encoded by the coding sequence ATGGCTTTAACAGCAGGTATCGTTGGTTTGCCAAACGTTGGTAAATCAACACTATTTAATGCAATTACAAAAGCAGGAGCAGAGGCAGCAAACTACCCATTTGCGACGATTGATCCAAACGTTGGAATGGTAGAAGTTCCAGATGAACGCCTACAAAAACTAACTGAAATGATTACTCCTAAAAAGACAGTTCCAACAACATTTGAATTTACAGATATCGCAGGAATTGTAAAAGGAGCTTCAAAAGGAGAAGGGTTAGGTAATAAATTCTTGGCCAATATCCGTGAAGTAGATGCGATTGTTCACGTAGTTCGTGCTTTTGATGATGAAAATGTCATGCGCGAGCAAGGACGTGAAGATGCCTTTGTGGATCCACTTGCAGATATTGACACCATTAACCTGGAATTGATTCTTGCTGACTTAGAATCGGTTAATAAACGTTATGCGCGTGTAGAAAAGATGGCACGTACGCAAAAAGATAAAGAATCAGTAGCCGAGTTTAATGTTCTTCAAAAGATTAAACCAGTCCTTGAAGATGGGAAATCAGCTCGTACAATCGAGTTTACAGATGAAGAACAAAAAGTTGTCAAAGGTCTCTTCCTTTTGACGACTAAACCAGTGCTCTATGTTGCTAATGTGGACGAGGATGTGGTTTCAGAACCTGACTCTATCGACTATGTTAAACAAATTCGTGAATTTGCAGCGACAGAAAATGCTGAAGTAGTTGTTATTTCTGCGCGTGCTGAGGAAGAAATTTCTGAGTTAGACGATGAAGACAAGCAAGAGTTTCTTGAAGCACTTGGTTTGACAGAATCAGGCGTTGATAAGTTGACTCGTGCAGCTTACCATTTGCTTGGACTGGGAACTTACTTCACAGCTGGTGAAAAAGAGGTTCGCGCTTGGACCTTCAAACGTGGTATGAAGGCTCCTCAAGCAGCTGGTATTATCCACTCAGACTTTGAAAAAGGATTTATTCGTGCAGTAACCATGTCATATGAGGATCTAGTGAAATACGGATCTGAAAAGGCTGTAAAAGAAGCTGGACGCTTGCGTGAAGAAGGAAAAGAATATATCGTTCAAGATGGCGATATTATGGAATTCCGCTTTAATGTCTAA
- the dnaA gene encoding chromosomal replication initiator protein DnaA — MKEKQFWNRILEFAQERLTRSMYDFYAIQAELIKVEENVATIFLPRSEMEMVWEKQLKDIIVVAGFEIYDAEITPHYIFTKPQDTIIPQVEEAPNSTLYDYSPKLASIPYSDTGLKEKYTFDNFIQGDGNVWAVSAALAVSEDLALTYNPLFIYGGPGLGKTHLLNAIGNEILKNIPDARVKYIPAESFINDFLEHLRLGEMDKFKKTYRSLDLLLIDDIQSLSGKKVATQEEFFNTFNVLHNNQKQIVLTSDRSPKHLEGLEERLVTRFSWGLTQNITPPDFETRIAILQSKTEHLDYHFQSDTLEYLAGQFDSNVRELEGAINDITLIARVKKIKDITIDIAAEAIRARKQDISQMLVIPIDKIQNEVGNFYGVSVKEMKGSRRLQNIVLARQVAMYLSRELTDNSLPKIGKEFGGKDHTTVIHAHAKIKSLIDEDDNLRLEIESIKKKIK, encoded by the coding sequence TTGAAAGAAAAACAATTTTGGAATCGTATATTAGAATTTGCACAAGAAAGACTAACTCGATCCATGTATGATTTCTATGCTATTCAAGCTGAACTCATTAAGGTAGAGGAAAATGTTGCCACTATATTTTTACCACGATCTGAAATGGAAATGGTCTGGGAAAAACAACTAAAAGATATCATTGTAGTAGCTGGTTTTGAAATTTATGATGCTGAAATAACTCCCCACTATATTTTCACCAAGCCTCAAGATACGATTATCCCACAAGTTGAAGAAGCTCCAAATTCAACTCTCTATGACTATAGTCCAAAGTTAGCATCTATTCCTTATTCGGATACTGGATTAAAAGAAAAGTATACCTTTGATAATTTTATCCAAGGGGATGGAAATGTTTGGGCAGTATCAGCAGCCTTGGCTGTCTCTGAAGATTTGGCCTTGACCTATAATCCTCTTTTTATCTATGGAGGACCTGGGCTTGGTAAGACTCACTTACTCAATGCCATTGGGAATGAGATTTTGAAAAATATTCCTGATGCGCGTGTAAAGTACATCCCTGCTGAAAGCTTTATCAACGACTTTCTTGAACACCTGAGACTGGGTGAAATGGATAAGTTCAAAAAGACCTATCGTAGTCTCGATCTCTTGTTAATTGATGATATTCAATCGCTGAGTGGAAAAAAAGTTGCAACTCAGGAAGAATTTTTCAATACTTTCAATGTTCTCCATAACAATCAAAAACAAATTGTTCTGACTAGTGATCGTAGTCCTAAACACTTAGAGGGCCTTGAAGAAAGGCTTGTCACGCGCTTTAGCTGGGGCTTGACGCAAAACATCACACCACCTGACTTTGAAACACGTATCGCCATTTTACAAAGTAAAACAGAGCATTTAGACTACCATTTCCAAAGTGATACCCTAGAATACCTAGCTGGTCAATTTGATTCAAACGTCCGAGAACTTGAAGGAGCAATCAACGACATCACTTTAATTGCCCGAGTGAAGAAGATTAAGGATATCACTATCGATATCGCTGCAGAGGCTATTCGAGCACGTAAACAAGATATTAGCCAAATGCTCGTCATCCCAATTGATAAAATCCAAAATGAAGTTGGTAACTTTTATGGTGTCAGTGTCAAAGAAATGAAGGGAAGTAGACGTCTTCAAAATATTGTGTTAGCCCGTCAAGTGGCTATGTATTTATCTAGAGAACTAACAGATAATAGTCTTCCAAAAATTGGGAAGGAATTTGGGGGAAAAGATCATACAACAGTCATTCATGCCCATGCCAAAATTAAATCTTTGATTGATGAAGACGATAATTTACGTTTAGAAATTGAATCAATCAAAAAGAAAATTAAATAA